In Carya illinoinensis cultivar Pawnee chromosome 9, C.illinoinensisPawnee_v1, whole genome shotgun sequence, the following are encoded in one genomic region:
- the LOC122276271 gene encoding SH3 domain-containing protein 3 isoform X2, translated as MDALRKQASKLREQVAKQQQAVIKQFGGTGYDSSDVMVIDEVEMHRHQQLDKLYRSTRSGRDFQKEVVKAAEAFTAIGYKHIETGIKLSEDCCRYGAENINDNVLAKAASIYGDARKHVEKEQEDFNKLLSSQVLDPLRAMIAGPPLEDARHLAQRYSRMRQEAEAQAAEVSRRQVRVREAPTPENVAKLHAAEAKMQEQKANMAVLGKEASAALAAVEAQQQRLTFQRLVSMVEGEKTYHLRIAAILGEVEAEMVVEKQRKDSAPPIISSENGTEKTTYFLAEVSPSGWSEGECRGKAGWFPSTFVEKRQKIPTSDIAGEVY; from the exons ATGGATGCTCTGAGAAAACAAGCAAGTAAGCTCAGAGAACAAGTAGCCAAACAACAACAG GCTGTGATAAAGCAGTTTGGTGGAACTGGTTATGATAGCTCGGATGTAATGGTTATCGATGAGGTCGAGATGCACAGACATCAACAGCTAGACAAACTGTACAGGTCCACTCGTTCAGGAAGG gatTTCCAGAAAGAAGTTGTTAAAGCAGCGGAAGCATTTACGGCCATAGGCTATAAGCATATTGAAACAG GAATCAAGTTATCTGAGGATTGCTGCAGATATGGAGCTGAGAACATTAATGATAATGTTTTAGCTAAGGCTGCATCTATATATGGAGATGCTCGTAAACATGTGGAAAAGGAGCAAGAGGACTTCAACAAGCTGTTGTCTTCACAG GTTTTAGATCCATTGAGAGCAATGATTGCTGGTCCTCCTTTGGAAGATGCTCGTCATCTTGCTCAACGTTATAGTCGAATGAGACAGGAAGCAGAGGCACAG GCAGCAGAAGTTTCTAGAAGACAAGTGCGGGTAAGGGAAGCTCCGACTCCTGAAAATGTTGCAAAGCTGCATGCAGCTGAAGCAAAGATGCAGGAACAAAAAGCGAACATGGCTGTTCTGGGTAAAGAAGCTTCAGCTGCATTGGCTGCTGTTGAAGCACAGCAGCAAAGATTGACTTTCCAGAGGCTTGTTTCGATG GTTGAAGGAGAAAAGACTTATCATCTAAGAATAGCTGCTATACTTGGTGAAGTCGAAGCTGAG ATGGTTGTAGAGAAACAGCGGAAAGACTCTGCTCCCCCAATAATTTCATCAGAGAATGGAACAGAAAAAACGACGTACTTCTTGGCTGAA GTGAGCCCATCAGGATGGTCGGAAGGAGAATGCAGAGGTAAAGCGGGGTGGTTTCCATCAACATTTGTGGAGAAGAGACAAAAAATTCCTACCAGTGACATCGCTGGTGAAGTTTACTAA
- the LOC122276271 gene encoding SH3 domain-containing protein 3 isoform X1 produces MDALRKQASKLREQVAKQQQAVIKQFGGTGYDSSDVMVIDEVEMHRHQQLDKLYRSTRSGRDFQKEVVKAAEAFTAIGYKHIETGIKLSEDCCRYGAENINDNVLAKAASIYGDARKHVEKEQEDFNKLLSSQVLDPLRAMIAGPPLEDARHLAQRYSRMRQEAEAQAAEVSRRQVRVREAPTPENVAKLHAAEAKMQEQKANMAVLGKEASAALAAVEAQQQRLTFQRLVSMVEGEKTYHLRIAAILGEVEAEMVVEKQRKDSAPPIISSENGTEKTTYFLAEAIHHFYAESGKELSLSVGDYVVVRKVSPSGWSEGECRGKAGWFPSTFVEKRQKIPTSDIAGEVY; encoded by the exons ATGGATGCTCTGAGAAAACAAGCAAGTAAGCTCAGAGAACAAGTAGCCAAACAACAACAG GCTGTGATAAAGCAGTTTGGTGGAACTGGTTATGATAGCTCGGATGTAATGGTTATCGATGAGGTCGAGATGCACAGACATCAACAGCTAGACAAACTGTACAGGTCCACTCGTTCAGGAAGG gatTTCCAGAAAGAAGTTGTTAAAGCAGCGGAAGCATTTACGGCCATAGGCTATAAGCATATTGAAACAG GAATCAAGTTATCTGAGGATTGCTGCAGATATGGAGCTGAGAACATTAATGATAATGTTTTAGCTAAGGCTGCATCTATATATGGAGATGCTCGTAAACATGTGGAAAAGGAGCAAGAGGACTTCAACAAGCTGTTGTCTTCACAG GTTTTAGATCCATTGAGAGCAATGATTGCTGGTCCTCCTTTGGAAGATGCTCGTCATCTTGCTCAACGTTATAGTCGAATGAGACAGGAAGCAGAGGCACAG GCAGCAGAAGTTTCTAGAAGACAAGTGCGGGTAAGGGAAGCTCCGACTCCTGAAAATGTTGCAAAGCTGCATGCAGCTGAAGCAAAGATGCAGGAACAAAAAGCGAACATGGCTGTTCTGGGTAAAGAAGCTTCAGCTGCATTGGCTGCTGTTGAAGCACAGCAGCAAAGATTGACTTTCCAGAGGCTTGTTTCGATG GTTGAAGGAGAAAAGACTTATCATCTAAGAATAGCTGCTATACTTGGTGAAGTCGAAGCTGAG ATGGTTGTAGAGAAACAGCGGAAAGACTCTGCTCCCCCAATAATTTCATCAGAGAATGGAACAGAAAAAACGACGTACTTCTTGGCTGAA GCAATACATCATTTTTATGCTGAATCAGGGAAGGAACTAAGCTTGTCGGTGGGTGATTATGTTGTTGTGCGGAAG GTGAGCCCATCAGGATGGTCGGAAGGAGAATGCAGAGGTAAAGCGGGGTGGTTTCCATCAACATTTGTGGAGAAGAGACAAAAAATTCCTACCAGTGACATCGCTGGTGAAGTTTACTAA
- the LOC122276257 gene encoding ABC transporter B family member 9: MVTKHMKEDDDGKGGDDKSGAKMDKQKVSFYKLFSFADSLDVVLMILGTIGAVANGLSQPLMTLIFGNLINSFGTSDPSHVVKQVSKVSLDFVYLAIATGIVSFLQVACWTVTGERQASRIRGLYLKTILRQDITFFDTQTTTGEVIGRMSGDTILIQDAMGEKVGKFVQFVSTFLGGFVVAFAKGWLLTLVLLSCIPPIVIAGGAVSLIMSKMSSRGQVAYADAGNVVEQTVGAIRTVASFTGEKQAIEKYNKKLKIAYTATVHQGLASGLGVGVVIAIVFCSYGLAVWYGSKLIIERGYDGGQVINILMAVMTGGMSLGQASPSMNAFASGQAAAYKMFETINRQPKIDIYDMSGAMLEDIKGEIELKDVYFKYPARPDVQIFSGFSLHVPSGKTAALVGQSGSGKSTVIGLVERFYDPDAGEVLIDGVNLKQLQLRWIREKIGLVSQEPNLFTTTIKENIAYGKENATIEEIRTAIELANAAKFIDKLPKGLDTMVGEHGTQLSGGQKQRIAIARAILKNPRILLLDEATSALDAESERVVQDALVNIMSNRTTLVVAHRLTTIRNADIIAVVHQGKLVEQGTHEELIRDPDGAYSQLVSLQEGAKKAENVQTTTANKTHISFLDVDKTVENSGSRRFSLGRSISRGSSGSSRRSSFTINYALPGGPITMLKTDESTTDFEKREIDVSKRQKVSIKRLAYLNKTEIPILLVGSVAAAIQGVIFPIFGLLLSSAISMFFEPPSQLRKDSRFWALVYLALGCVTLVAIPLQNYFFGIAGGKLIERIRSLTFEKVVHQQISWFDDPANSSGAVGARLSTDASTVRSLVGDALAQIVQNIATVIAGIIIAFTANWILAFIILAMLPFVLMQGLIQTRFTKGFSADAKVMYEEASQVANDAVGSIRTVASFCAENKVMDMYQKKCEGPMKNGVRVGLISGIGFGFSYFALFCTNAFCFYIGAILIKHGKATFGEVFKVFFALTISATGVSQTSALGPDTNKAKDSAASIFEMLDSKPKIDSSNNTGTTLPSVTGNIELKHVSFKYPTRPDIQIFKDLCLSIPSGKTVALVGESGSGKSTVISLIERFYDPDSGSVLLDGVELNKLRLSWLRQQMGLVSQEPILFNETIRDNIAYGSQEGSATEEEIIAATKAANAHNFISSLPQGYDTSVGERGVQLSGGQKQRIAIARAILKDPKILLLDEATSALDAESERVVQDALDSVMVDRTTVVVAHRLATIKGADVIAVVKNGVIAEKGTHDVLMDITDGVYASLVALHMSSSS; encoded by the exons aTGGTCACAAAGCATAtgaaagaagatgatgatggaaAAGGAGGAGACGACAAATCAGGTGCAAAAATGGATAAACAGAAGGTTTCCTTCTACAAGCTGTTCTCGTTTGCGGACTCGCTCGACGTTGTCTTGATGATTCTGGGCACGATAGGCGCCGTGGCCAACGGGCTATCGCAGCCGCTCATGACACTCATCTTCGGCAACCTCATCAATTCATTCGGTACCTCGGACCCTTCTCATGTCGTCAAGCAAGTGTCAAAG GTGTCACTTGATTTTGTATACTTGGCGATAGCTACAGGAATTGTTTCATTTCTAC AGGTGGCTTGTTGGACAGTTACAGGAGAAAGACAAGCCTCCCGTATCCGTGGTTTGTACTTGAAAACGATATTAAGACAGGACATTACTTTCTTTGACACTCAAACAACAACTGGAGAGGTCATTGGCAGGATGTCTGGAGATACCATTCTCATTCAAGACGCCATGGGTGAAAAG GTTGGGAAGTTTGTACAATTTGTTTCTACATTTCTTGGAGGATTTGTGGTTGCCTTTGCAAAAGGGTGGCTTCTTACACTAGTTCTGCTTTCATGTATACCTCCTATTGTAATTGCCGGTGGGGCTGTTTCACTTATTATGTCAAAAATGTCAAGTCGTGGACAAGTTGCTTATGCAGATGCTGGAAACGTAGTAGAGCAAACAGTTGGAGCCATAAGAACA GTTGCTTCCTTCACTGGGGAGAAGCAAGCAATAGAGAAGTATAACAAGAAGTTGAAAATCGCCTACACTGCTACAGTTCATCAAGGACTGGCCTCAGGGCTAGGAGTTGGAGTGGTTATTGCAATCGTATTCTGCAGTTATGGACTCGCTGTGTGGTATGGATCCAAACTTATCATTGAAAGAGGATATGATGGTGGACAAGTAATCAACATACTTATGGCAGTCATGACCGGTGGAAT GTCTCTAGGTCAAGCATCCCCAAGTATGAATGCATTTGCATCAGGGCAAGCTGCAGCATATAAAATGTTTGAAACCATCAATCGACAACCCAAGATTGATATCTATGACATGAGTGGGGCCATGTTGGAGGACATAAAGGGTGAAATTGAACTTAAAGATGTGTACTTCAAATACCCTGCAAGGCCAGATGTTCAGATCTTTTCAGGATTCTCATTGCATGTTCCAAGCGGCAAAACAGCCGCTCTAGTTGGGCAAAGTGGAAGTGGGAAATCCACGGTGATTGGCCTGGTTGAAAGATTTTATGATCCCGATGCTGGTGAAGTACTTATAGATGGTGTCAATTTGAAGCAGTTGCAGCTTAGATGGATAAGGGAGAAGATTGGCCTTGTTAGTCAGGAACCCAATTTGTTTACAACTACCATAAAGGAAAACATAGCATATGGAAAGGAAAATGCGACTATTGAGGAGATCAGAACAGCAATTGAGCTTGCTAATGCAGCAAAATTCATAGACAAGCTACCCAAG GGACTTGACACAATGGTAGGGGAGCATGGAACCCAACTTTCTGGTGGACAAAAGCAAAGAATTGCCATTGCAAGAGCCATTCTAAAGAATCCAAGAATCTTGCTTCTTGATGAAGCAACAAGTGCATTGGATGCTGAGTCTGAACGCGTTGTTCAAGATGCACTAGTAAATATTATGTCAAATCGGACAACTTTGGTTGTTGCACATCGCTTGACGACTATTAGGAATGCTGACATTATAGCAGTGGTGCATCAAGGGAAACTTGTGGAGCAAG GAACTCATGAGGAATTGATAAGAGACCCGGATGGGGCTTACTCCCAGCTAGTTAGCCTACAAGAAGGAGCTAAAAAAGCAGAAAATGTCCAAACTACTACTGCAAACAAGACACATATAAGTTTCTTGGATGTAGATAAGACAGTGGAAAATTCAGGGAGCCGGAGATTCTCTTTAGGGAGATCCATTAGCAGAGGTTCATCTGGTAGCAGCAGGCGCTCATCGTTCACAATTAACTATGCTCTCCCTGGAGGCCCAATCACTATGCTTAAGACTGATGAAAGCACTACGGATTTTGAAAAAAGGGAGATAGATGTTAGCAAGCGGCAAAAGGTTTCCATTAAACGATTGGCCTACCTAAACAAGACTGAGATTCCAATTTTGCTAGTTGGATCTGTTGCTGCAGCCATACAGGGTGTTATATTCCCAATTTTTGGCCTTTTACTCTCATCAGCCATTAGCATGTTTTTTGAACCTCCAAGTCAACTACGGAAGGATTCTAGATTTTGGGCACTTGTGTATCTTGCTTTGGGTTGCGTAACTCTGGTGGCTATTCCATTGCAGAATTACTTCTTTGGAATTGCAGGTGGAAAACTGATAGAAAGGATTCGTTCCTTGACATTTGAGAAGGTGGTGCACCAACAAATAAGTTGGTTTGACGATCCTGCAAATTCAAG TGGTGCAGTTGGTGCAAGATTGTCCACTGATGCTTCCACAGTCCGAAGTCTTGTTGGTGATGCCTTAGCCCAAATTGTACAAAATATAGCCACAGTCATAGCCGGGATAATCATAGCATTTACAGCTAACTGGATATTGGCATTTATAATTCTAGCTATGTTACCTTTTGTGCTAATGCAAGGTTTGATTCAGACGAGGTTTACAAAGGGGTTCAGTGCAGATGCCAAG GTGATGTATGAAGAAGCAAGTCAAGTGGCAAATGATGCTGTTGGCAGCATCAGAACTGTTGCATCATTTTGTGCTGAAAATAAGGTGATGGATATGTATCAAAAGAAATGTGAGGGCCCTATGAAAAATGGAGTTCGGGTAGGACTCATAAGTGGGATAGGTTTCGGCTTCTCTTACTTTGCACTCTTCTGCACAAATGCATTTTGTTTCTATATAGGTGCTATTCTTATTAAACATGGGAAAGCAACATTTGGCGAAGTTTTTAAG GTTTTCTTTGCTTTGACAATATCAGCAACTGGTGTTTCCCAAACTAGTGCCTTGGGCCCAGACACCAACAAAGCTAAGGATTCAGCTGCTTCAATATTTGAAATGCTTGACAGCAAGCCAAAGATAGATTCAAGCAACAATACGGGCACCACATTACCTTCTGTAACAGGGAATATTGAGCTAAAACATGTTAGCTTTAAATACCCCACACGTCCGGACATTCAAATCTTCAAAGACTTGTGTTTGAGCATCCCTTCTGGAAAG ACTGTTGCTTTGGTTGGAGAGAGTGGAAGTGGGAAGTCAACAGTAATTAGCCTCATAGAGAGGTTTTATGATCCAGATTCAGGTTCTGTGCTACTTGATGGTGTGGAACTCAATAAGTTGAGACTAAGTTGGTTGAGGCAACAGATGGGATTGGTAAGTCAAGAACCTATTCTATTTAATGAAACCATTCGTGACAACATAGCTTATGGCAGCCAGGAGGGTAGTGCTACGGAGGAAGAGATCATTGCAGCCACAAAAGCAGCAAATGCACACAACTTTATATCGTCGCTGCCACAAGGCTATGACACCTCCGTAGGGGAACGAGGAGTACAGCTATCGGGAGGCCAAAAGCAGCGAATAGCGATTGCGAGGGCTATTCTCAAGGACCCTAAAATCCTTTTGCTCGATGAGGCCACAAGTGCATTGGATGCAGAGTCCGAACGAGTAGTGCAGGATGCACTTGACAGTGTGATGGTAGATAGAACAACCGTTGTCGTCGCTCACCGCCTTGCCACAATCAAAGGAGCTGACGTTATTGCAGTGGTGAAGAATGGTGTGATTGCAGAGAAGGGAACACATGATGTGCTGATGGACATCACTGATGGGGTATATGCCTCCTTGGTGGCACTTCATATGAGTTCATCGTCATGA